DNA from Malus sylvestris chromosome 11, drMalSylv7.2, whole genome shotgun sequence:
GgatgttgaaaattttgaatgaaaattttaatggtGGTTGAAATTGAAGTTGAAGCAAATaatatgaatattttgttatatatcatgagtttttttttttattatcctaTTTTTTTGTCCAACACTGTACCAAAAGCTTAATTAAGTTAGTCCAGTTTAGTCTATTTTGAGACAGTCCGGCTTAGTTCATGAAGTTAGTACAGTCCGAGATAGTTCTgtacaacaaacgcaccccaagagaattcaaaattttgggtagtctttttaaaattcatttaaaTTTATGTGTAGTCACTTAAGATTTTAATTGACATTTTTAAAGTCCACGCAAATTTATGTGTattaaaaaacttaaaagttTTGTGGAATTTCAGTAGGTTAAGAATTTTGGTGGATTACACTAGATTTGAAGATAGTGAGTATGCATACCAAAGGCTTTAAACAATCTTACCATTCCCCAAAGATTATGAGGGATTTCATTTATACGTGAATATTCCACATGCCACTGCATTTAGGAATGAGCActttactttagtctaaagtagGGGGAGATTTTTTGGGTGCTCCCGGCGGCATGGTTACTCACGAGTTGTTGTGCAGCTTTTGTCTCGGCGGTAGATTGCTACTGGTTTGTGTAGACCCGTTTCTCCTGGTATTTTGGGCTTTCCGAGGGCTTTGCCTTTGGATCTATCGTTTCGGTCTAATAGGGTCCTTCATGGTGGTGTGGTTGGTGGTGTGGCGGCAGGGATGGGCATAGTGCCCTCTGCCATCCTTGTCGGTCATCGCTTCCCTTCCTACCGTGACTACCCACACCGGGCGGCGGTTGGTTTTGGTGTCTTGGTATCGCCCTAGCTTCAATGGGCGGTTGGTTTTGGTGTCTTGGTATCGCTCCAAAAGTATGTTTCGGAATGattagggtttcaatttttgttttaatcttAGTTGAAGGAAGATATAGGGTGTGGTTTTGTTAACGTCGGTGGATGATTTGGATGAAAGTATGTATCTTCGGGATTTTTTTGCTTGCAGTTGTTTAGGCTCGAACTGAAGAAGTTTTGTGGAATGAGATTCTTATATCGAATTGTTTCTCTGTATATGGCAGGTAATAAAGGTGGTCCAACTAGTAGCTGATAAAATGTCCTTATATATATGCTTTTGTTGATTTCTGCTACGATAATGAGGAATCCAGAGGATCGAGGCCAGTCAATCTGAGGTTTGTACTACTCTatccttttctttctctctttctgtgAATTTCTTGAAATTGATGATGCACGTTCTGATTCTTGCTGTCTTTGGGAGCGGAGAAAGTTCTGGATTAGCTTTGATCACTTGAATTTTGTCTTatttacattgccggtcccaagcccggataaaggaggaagGGGAGGGcatcaggtagtcgacagccggtaCTCATCGGTTActtcgaatccttatgaaaatgaatccagaacgaaatcacgctaaagctagggcgtcacccgtaagtggcgcgctgtgtggcccgagcacagtgataagtgagcaagggtcgctgtatctccatcggcacccggatgcagtgttaaatgagcaagggggccatagaaacttctttttgaacaactccactcaaagttgtttgagagcatatgctcctatcaacctaACACAGgaaacacaaaagaagtactttgatcctattagacgggggagggggAAGAAGCTAGGatagaagggtagagttcaagagagtagaatgcgtttaggaacgtgaaATATAGGAACTTTaatgggaaaatctatggaaatagtggaagttatggtgaggagaaggataaatattatgtgcctacaaaaaactaagtgggttggtcttaaggcaaattatctagaaaactcagggtttaaactttggtattcgggtacaaatagaacgagaaacggtgttggcatcatcgtagacaagaccttgacacaagatgttgtagatgtcaagagggtaggagatagaatcatggcaatcaagattgtaataggacaagaactcatcaatgtgattagtgcatacgcacctcaagtagggttggatacgagttcaaaggagaaattttgggaagaccttggagacttggcgcaaggaattgctcagacggagaagttatttataggaggagatttaaatggacacgtgggcagggaaaCAGACAACTAtgaaggttttcatggtggccatggttttggggaaagAAACGAGGATGTGGAAGCTATcatggattttgcaatggcatattatctcttcttagccaacaccttcttcaagaagagagaagaacatgtgatcacctataAGAGTgagtcgtcaaaaacacaaatagattttcttctaatgaggaaaggggatcgtataacttgtaaggattgcaaagttatactgggagagagcttggctaatcaacgtcgcttgttggtgatggatgtacatatcaaaagagtgagaaaaaagaacaagacttggaaatgcccaaggactagatggtggaatctaaaaggagaaaaacaagccattttcaaagagaaagtaatcacccagtgtgtgtgggatagagagggggaagctagccaaaggtgggattccatggctagttgtatccgaaaagtagcaaaagaggtattaggagagtccaagggctttgctccacactaaaaagaatcttggtggtggaatgaggaggtacaaacaaaggtgaaggctaagaaggaatgttgtaaagccttatacaaggatatgaccgatgaaaatggtgaaaggtatagaagagcgaagcaagaggcgaagaaagctgtgagagaagctaagttagcggcttatgacgatatgtataagcgactataTACCAAAaaatgagagttggatatctataaactagctagagcaagggaaaagaagacaagggacctaagccaagtgaggtgcatcaaggatgaggatggaaaggttcttgctacagagaacgcggtcaaagacagatggagagataattttcataatcttttcaatgaaggacatgaaaggagtacttctttaggggagttgagtaactcagaagagtgtagaaactactcattttatcgtcgaatcagaaAGGAAGAAGttgttgtagctttgaaaaagatgaagcatagaaaagcagtgggcccagatgatataccgatcgaagtgtggaaagtcttgggagaaacaggtatagcatggctcactgaccttttcaataggattttgaaaacgaagaagatgccaaatgagtggcgaaagagcactttggtgcctatctacaagaataagggcgacgtacaaaattgcatgaactatatgggtattaagctaatgagtcatacaatgaagctctgggagagagtcattgagcatagattgaggcaagagacacgggtttcgaacaaccaattcaggttcatgccagggcgctcaccatggaggcaatctatctcttacgaagattgatggaaagatatagagatgggaaaaaggatttacacatggtctttatagatttagaaaaagcgtatgatagggtcccaagagacattctttggaggattttagagtagaaaggagtacgagtagcatatatccaagctataaaggatatgtatgaaggagcaaagactgccgtaagaactcatgaaggacaaaccgaaagcttccccataactgtagaattacatcaaggctcatccttaagtccttacctttttgcgttggtaatggataagttaacaggacatattcatgatgatattccttggtgtatgcttttcgcagacgatatagtgttgatagatgaaactcaggaaggggtaaatgcgaagcttaacctttggagagaaaagttggaatctaaaggtcttcgcctaagccgatcaaagacataatatatggagtgtaagttcagtgcaaatggaggccaaaatgagttaggggtgaggatcggtgatcaggaaataccaaagagcgaccgttatcgctacctaggatctatcttgcaaaagaacggagaattagatggagatctcaaccatagaatacaagctggatggatgaagtggaagagtgcatccagcgtgttgtgtgaccgccgtatgccactgaagctcaaggaaaatttttatagaacggcaataaggccggcgatgctgtatggcacagaatgttgggcggtgaagcatcaacacgtacataaaatgggtgtagcgaagatgaggatgcttcgttggatgtgtgagcacacgagaaaggataagattaggaatgaggatatccgaggttaagtaggagtagccgaaattgtaggaaagctgagagaaaatcggttacggtgatttggacatgtacaaagaaggcctactgacgctccggttagaagatgcgactacgggacaaaggttaagggccgaaggggtagaggaagacctaggaaaactttggaagcgactctaagaaaagacttagagtacttggatctaacggaggacatgacacaagaccgagcacaatgacgttccaagattcatatagccgaccccactcagtgacttggatttttcaagtctcaaactgagaagttttcctcactcgggaaattaagggaacactacctcaacctacatgctccactcacaaagctttaacatacaagcttcaacaaaagaaaaattcaaagaacttagtgaagaaggctttggtgtatttaacacaatacgttgaaatgaagcaaagcttattattgatatctccgataagttacaaatatgtacatatacataagtcaaaataaacaaataagagggagctttcacaaaggttgcttaggagaagtctcagcagtcggtagagccccagaaagagaaggcaccggagggggtcattcggagcctcagtactggacagaaccgtagaaggaggaggcatcagaggttgatcatttggagcttcattacgcggtatagccctagaagacgaaggcaataaatgcctttggaacaaacccacaaacctctgatgatcaagtaaaatctgaccatcaaattctttcatctggtcaagctttctcttcatgtttgtagcatagtcatgtgcgagccggtgcaactgtttattcgcatgcttgagccatctaatctcctgtttgagactcatcacttcagccttcaatgattcaacttggcaggttcgagcaaataggcgttgggccatattagacatagaacctgcacactgaacactgagagccagagaatccttaacggccaactcatcagaccgtttggaaagtagtctgttatctttgggggtGATAAgattcctggccaccaccgcagcggtcatatcattcttcatcacggaatccccaacggtaagatgaccagtaggggataagaaggatgggtgccatatgttgtctggagaaggcgtggctgcctcttcaacaaggttcaagtcaaaacgacggtcggaagggccagacattttcaaaggtgttgaagagagaagatgtcggacaaatcaagatcttagaagtgtaagaattgaggttctactggtggagattcaagtgtgctttagaacttaatgtcagcctctataaaaatctgcactcaacggaacttcagaaatcgaagaggcgcatgctcagaaatcgaagaggcgtttgctttctcaaaagctgggctgctcagagaccacgagggtcgatctcaaaaatcgaagaggtgtttgctttctcaaaagctgggctgctcaaagaccacgaaggccgatctcaaaaattgaagaggcgcttgctttctcaaaagctgggctgctcagagaccatgagggccgatcttagaaatcgaagaggcacctgctttttcagccttgtcagcacctgtcatatgcacactcagctttgcgaaaattacaGGCATTCTGtagaagatttctggtgaagtagaaagcacgagaatcttattgttcaatcatccactttccacacgcaacattagctcatgggtaccacatataactttgccaaaaatctctgacaaagtttagacaagtgaagcttgcagctcccactacatcgctatgaccaagaaggttaaaagaatagcaaagaaacagcactaacaaactttagacacataaattttgaaggtctagctaccatattattacccacaagggtaaaggaatagcaccactgctggataattagaaagtccatgtgtgtcaacctctgtgttccgtggcaaggtaaactagcaaacatgcccaacgtttactcacattcgagaaaacactcacaacaagattgcttgctctaaaatcgaagaggcaccgccctccgaatctcgagagccagactcccaacatgattactttctcaaaaatcgaagagacattgctctccgaaatctcgagagccagactcccagcaggattgctttcttaaaaattgaagaggcaccattctccgaatctcgagagccagatccccgacatgattgcttgttcgaaaaccgaagaggcagtgctttctcaacttcgagagccagatctccttggataaagcttgtctgtaatcttcacacgcaacatcagcttcccagataccacagaccactttttcaaagtgttatgacagagttaaaacacgttaagctggcagctcccactatcgtgctatgaccaagcagggtaaaggaatagtattactacttgttgttagggagactcctatatatgtcgacctccatcctcaacggacaggcagacctgcaaaaatgctcaacctttcttcatatctgagagggcacttccAACGAatcctctcgaaatactcagctttctttccccccgataatacctctgcaaacaagctacaccagagcaagaatatctcatatcatcagggttaaaagcaagagtatcccctatcatgctttttccctgtcttttcctttggccttgttcttacctgcaagacaaggagaaagagagcaatcagtcagcacttggaatcaagctttcagtcagaaactgactgcctggaaccccttacctgattatttacctggcattgctctcgagtactcatcttcaacatcttatgcttccagaaaagataccacatctgcctgaggaacagatagggcaagtgagaaggatacaaggaagcatgtggagacaagcgtaacagaacacgtgccgatacatccactactttgttaacaataaaagtatcccatatcagcagagtcgaacgtactctagatttgatggacttgttttgaccctcaaattcttcagtcggccttatactctggaggaaaccagaaaaccctccagcccagttcaagaataagcctgtggaaagttacttcttcaaaagcaaaagtatctcatatcatccattctcctttctcttctctttatccttcatgctgcctgcaagatagggagaatgagaacaatcagccggaactcgaaatcaaacttctgatctgggactgattgcttggagctctgattgcttaccttgtctgtcacatctttcagcagatcccctagctcggcgacttgggggactcctattacatggtttgtatcgcgcttgaccaagcctgaaac
Protein-coding regions in this window:
- the LOC126589132 gene encoding uncharacterized protein LOC126589132; the protein is MGKSMEIVEVMVRRRINIMCLQKTKWVGLKANYLENSGFKLWYSGTNRTRNGVGIIVDKTLTQDVVDVKRVGDRIMAIKIVIGQELINVISAYAPQVGLDTSSKEKFWEDLGDLAQGIAQTEKLFIGGDLNGHVGRETDNYEGFHGGHGFGERNEDVEAIMDFAMAYYLFLANTFFKKREEHVITYKSESSKTQIDFLLMRKGDRITCKDCKVILGESLANQRRLLVMDVHIKRVRKKNKTWKCPRTRWWNLKGEKQAIFKEKVITQCVWDREGEASQRWDSMASCIRKVAKEVLGESKGFAPH
- the LOC126589141 gene encoding uncharacterized protein LOC126589141; the encoded protein is MECKFSANGGQNELGVRIGDQEIPKSDRYRYLGSILQKNGELDGDLNHRIQAGWMKWKSASSVLCDRRMPLKLKENFYRTAIRPAMLYGTECWAVKHQHVHKMGVAKMRMLRWMCEHTRKDKIRNEDIRGKVGVAEIEGNMRENRLRWFGHVQIRPTDAPVRRCDYGTKVQCRRGRGRPRKTLAETLRKNLEYLDLTEDMTQNRAQ